From the Primulina tabacum isolate GXHZ01 chromosome 15, ASM2559414v2, whole genome shotgun sequence genome, one window contains:
- the LOC142527024 gene encoding F-box protein At5g46170-like, translating to MGSIRLDLGGKIHPEPIDLFDGIPDSLLLVIFNKIGDVKSLGRCCVVSKRFHSLVPQVDTIIVRVDCVISDDDSSSSSLASEKSRHPISSFFRLFLGLFKPFQAFTQFVTPAASRLPSFVEDSDCETEQNCVTHHSPTQVLKNFNEIKLLRITLPSGELGIDAGVLLKWRANFGSTLDNCVILAASSVIHNPNRVCGRNIDNNDIGNNSNGLAIDNGSIPESFYTNGGLKLRVVWTISSLIAASARHYLLQPIIAEHKTLESLILTDSDGQGVLSMNKVQLEELRLKPLSASSASKRTLVPALNMRLWYASHLELPNGMVLIGATLVAIKPREQSKIEVVGSEGNWVASAFEEPFGTAARMLVKRRTYCLEMNSF from the coding sequence ATGGGTTCTATTCGATTAGATCTGGGCGGTAAAATCCACCCCGAGCCGATCGATCTGTTCGACGGGATTCCGGACTCCCTTCTCCTCGTCATCTTTAACAAAATTGGGGATGTCAAATCATTGGGCCGATGCTGCGTTGTTTCGAAGAGGTTTCACTCTCTCGTTCCTCAAGTCGACACCATAATCGTGCGCGTCGATTGCGTCATCTCGGACGACGATTCCTCTTCATCCTCGCTCGCCTCTGAAAAATCCCGGCACCCCATATCCTCTTTCTTTCGCCTATTCCTCGGACTCTTCAAGCCCTTTCAAGCTTTTACACAATTCGTTACTCCAGCCGCCAGTCGCCTTCCTTCCTTCGTAGAAGATTCCGACTGCGAAACCGAGCAAAACTGCGTCACCCACCATTCACCTACTCAAGTGTTGAAGAATTTTAACGAAATCAAGCTCCTACGGATTACACTTCCGAGTGGGGAGTTGGGGATAGACGCTGGTGTTTTGCTCAAGTGGAGGGCCAATTTTGGGTCAACGCTCGATAATTGTGTAATTCTTGCCGCTTCCAGTGTCATTCATAATCCGAATAGGGTCTGTGGTCGTAATATCGATAATAATGATATTGGAAATAACAGTAATGGATTGGCGATTGATAATGGCAGCATACCAGAGTCTTTTTACACGAATGGGGGTTTAAAGCTGCGTGTTGTGTGGACTATTAGCTCATTGATCGCGGCCTCGGCGAGGCATTATCTGCTGCAGCCTATAATAGCGGAACACAAAACCCTAGAAAGCTTGATTTTGACCGACTCAGATGGACAGGGAGTGTTATCTATGAACAAAGTGCAGTTGGAGGAGCTTCGGTTGAAGCCATTGTCTGCATCCTCGGCATCAAAGAGGACTCTTGTTCCAGCTCTGAATATGCGGTTATGGTATGCTTCCCATTTGGAGTTGCCAAATGGGATGGTGCTTATAGGGGCGACTTTGGTTGCAATTAAGCCTCGTGAGCAGTCGAAGATAGAGGTCGTGGGTTCGGAAGGGAATTGGGTAGCCTCCGCATTTGAGGAGCCTTTCGGCACTGCTGCAAGGATGCTGGTGAAGAGGAGAACTTATTGTCTGGAAATGAACTCATTTTGA
- the LOC142527668 gene encoding protease Do-like 5, chloroplastic isoform X1, with translation MEALGIFNCIQSPIPPVRHSSSSISDASHCLTRRKSLILTSSLLSSFFPFHQRSRSSALAQVEELQLEEDRVVQIFQDTSSSVVSIKDLALTKVPKSASDKLLAENENAKLEGTGSGFIWDKSGHIVTNYHVVAKLAADKSGLQLCKVSLVDASGNSIAREGKIVGFDPDYDLAVLKVDAVGNELKPVALGTSRELRVGQSCYAIGNPYGFEHTLTTGVISGLGREIPSPNGRAIRGAIQTDAAINAGNSGGPLMDSYGHVIGVNTATFTRKGSGISSGVNFAIPIDTAIRIVPYLIVYGTPYTDRY, from the exons ATGGAGGCGCTGGGTATATTCAACTGTATTCAGTCTCCGATTCCGCCCGTTCGACACTCGTCTTCTTCTATTTCAGATGCCTCCCATTGTTTAACAAGAAGAAAATCTTTAATTCTCACTTCTTCACTGCTCTCATCCTTCTTTCCCTTTCATCAGCGTTCAAGATCTTCCGCCCTCGCACAAGTGGAAGAACTTCAGCTAGAAGAGGATCGAGTCGTTCAGATCTTTCAG GACACTTCTTCTTCTGTTGTTTCCATCAAGGACCTTGCGTTAACTAAAGTCCCGAAGAGTGCTTCAGATAAATTGCTAGCTGAGAATGAGAATGCAAAATTGGAAGGGACAGGTTCAGGTTTTATCTGGGATAAGTCTGGTCACATT GTGACAAATTATCACGTTGTTGCCAAATTGGCTGCAGACAAAAGTGGATTACAACTTTGTAAG GTATCTTTAGTTGATGCTAGTGGCAACAGCATTGCTAGAGAAGGCAAGATTGTTGGCTTTGATCCTGACTATGATTTAGCTGTTCTTAAG GTTGATGCAGTTGGAAATGAGTTAAAACCAGTGGCTCTAGGCACATCTCGTGAACTGCGAGTGGGGCAGAGCTGCTACGCAATTGGAAACCCTTATGGATTTGAGCACACTTTAACAACTGGG GTTATTAGTGGATTGGGAAGAGAGATACCCTCACCGAATGGACGAGCCATTAGAGGAGCCATTCAAACTGATGCTGCCATTAATGCTG GGAATTCGGGTGGACCATTGATGGATTCATATGGTCATGTAATTGGGGTTAATACTGCCACATTCACTCGCAAAG GCAGCGGAATATCTTCTGGAGTGAACTTTGCAATTCCCATTGACACAGCAATCCGTATTGTGCCGTATCTCATTGTATATGGGACTCCTTACACTGATAGATACTGA
- the LOC142527668 gene encoding protease Do-like 5, chloroplastic isoform X2, whose product MEALGIFNCIQSPIPPVRHSSSSISDASHCLTRRKSLILTSSLLSSFFPFHQRSRSSALAQVEELQLEEDRVVQIFQDTSSSVVSIKDLALTKVPKSASDKLLAENENAKLEGTGSGFIWDKSGHIVTNYHVVAKLAADKSGLQLCKVSLVDASGNSIAREGKIVGFDPDYDLAVLKVDAVGNELKPVALGTSRELRVGQSCYAIGNPYGFEHTLTTGVISGLGREIPSPNGRAIRGAIQTDAAINAGISQLVKYFVYMMEFGWTIDGFIWSCNWG is encoded by the exons ATGGAGGCGCTGGGTATATTCAACTGTATTCAGTCTCCGATTCCGCCCGTTCGACACTCGTCTTCTTCTATTTCAGATGCCTCCCATTGTTTAACAAGAAGAAAATCTTTAATTCTCACTTCTTCACTGCTCTCATCCTTCTTTCCCTTTCATCAGCGTTCAAGATCTTCCGCCCTCGCACAAGTGGAAGAACTTCAGCTAGAAGAGGATCGAGTCGTTCAGATCTTTCAG GACACTTCTTCTTCTGTTGTTTCCATCAAGGACCTTGCGTTAACTAAAGTCCCGAAGAGTGCTTCAGATAAATTGCTAGCTGAGAATGAGAATGCAAAATTGGAAGGGACAGGTTCAGGTTTTATCTGGGATAAGTCTGGTCACATT GTGACAAATTATCACGTTGTTGCCAAATTGGCTGCAGACAAAAGTGGATTACAACTTTGTAAG GTATCTTTAGTTGATGCTAGTGGCAACAGCATTGCTAGAGAAGGCAAGATTGTTGGCTTTGATCCTGACTATGATTTAGCTGTTCTTAAG GTTGATGCAGTTGGAAATGAGTTAAAACCAGTGGCTCTAGGCACATCTCGTGAACTGCGAGTGGGGCAGAGCTGCTACGCAATTGGAAACCCTTATGGATTTGAGCACACTTTAACAACTGGG GTTATTAGTGGATTGGGAAGAGAGATACCCTCACCGAATGGACGAGCCATTAGAGGAGCCATTCAAACTGATGCTGCCATTAATGCTGGTATCTCTCAATTGGTGAAATATTTTGTTTACATGAT GGAATTCGGGTGGACCATTGATGGATTCATATGGTCATGTAATTGGGGTTAA
- the LOC142526828 gene encoding uncharacterized protein LOC142526828: MTSMSLLLVGFIVFLSPDHNELMCVESHDGDGVLVMEQEELYGLFEVMGSLLEDPTWGEVHPLPCTDTPWPGVECELVQETSTFRITKVHVGPDDTTPPCKDSAKISESLLKLPYLKTLSLINCFTKSHVSLSEPLFGALPSLEHLALESNPSLSGEIPSTLSNLTSLKILCLSQNNMSGEIPKEIGSLVNLEELDLSHNRLTGSIPEEIGMLKSLSIWDFSWNSIQGMVPSSVGEMQFLEKIDLGSNKLQGKLPQELGKLKSLVFLDLSHNSLTGPMPENLLGLQQLQYLIMEGNPINTGIPSFIGDLNRLTMISFSGCGLRGSIPTIFSNLTNLTALYLDNNSLTGTVPQELGRLPNMDLLNLSRNQLTGELLFPQDFITRLGKKLDIRENNGLCTNQMAHKISSTFFQNPSCSSSIFPADSNKTWAGENPENSQDMKPTLHRGDDMSSYSPELDKKFVSFTSILLFRLLN, translated from the coding sequence ATGACTTCTATGTCTCTTCTACTTGTTGGCTTTATCGTGTTTCTATCACCCGATCACAATGAATTGATGTGCGTGGAAAGTCACGATGGCGATGGGGTGCTGGTGATGGAACAGGAAGAGTTATACGGCCTTTTTGAGGTAATGGGTTCGCTGCTGGAAGACCCCACTTGGGGCGAGGTGCATCCTCTACCATGCACAGACACTCCCTGGCCTGGTGTGGAGTGTGAGCTTGTTCAAGAAACTTCAACCTTTCGTATCACCAAAGTTCATGTCGGCCCCGATGATACCACCCCGCCGTGCAAAGATTCTGCTAAAATCTCAGAATCTCTCCTCAAATTGCCTTACTTGAAAACCCTTTCTTTGATAAACTGTTTCACTAAGTCACATGTTTCTTTGAGCGAGCCACTCTTTGGTGCATTGCCTTCTCTAGAGCATCTGGCGCTCGAGTCCAATCCAAGCCTTTCTGGAGAAATCCCTTCCACTTTATCAAATCTCACAAGCCTGAAAATCCTGTGCCTCTCTCAAAACAATATGAGTGGTGAAATTCCTAAAGAAATAGGAAGTCTGGTTAACTTGGAGGAGCTTGATCTCAGTCACAACCGTTTGACTGGTTCGATCCCTGAAGAAATTGGAATGCTTAAAAGTTTAAGTATATGGGATTTTAGCTGGAATTCTATACAGGGAATGGTGCCTAGTTCAGTAGGTGAGATGCAgtttcttgaaaagattgattTGGGTTCCAACAAACTTCAAGGAAAACTGCCTCAGGAGTTAGGGAAATTGAAGAGCTTGGTTTTTCTGGATTTGAGTCATAACTCTTTGACAGGACCGATGCCTGAAAATTTATTAGGTTTGCAGCAGTTGCAATACCTAATAATGGAGGGAAACCCAATAAATACAGGCATCCCTTCATTTATTGGGGACCTAAATAGACTCACAATGATAAGCTTCTCAGGGTGTGGACTCAGAGGCTCGATTCCAACCATATTTTCAAACTTAACAAATTTAACCGCCCTGTATCTGGATAACAACAGTTTAACCGGTACAGTTCCTCAAGAATTGGGGAGGCTACCGAACATGGATCTTCTAAATTTAAGCAGGAATCAGCTTACTGGGGAGCTGCTGTTTCCCCAAGACTTCATAACCAGACTCGGAAAGAAGCTTGATATCAGAGAAAACAATGGATTGTGCACAAATCAAATGGCGCATAAAATCAGTTCAACATTCTTTCAGAACCCTTCTTgctcaagttcaatatttcctGCAGATAGCAACAAAACCTGGGCTGGAGAAAACCCGGAGAATTCTCAGGACATGAAGCCAACTTTGCACCGAGGTGATGATATGAGCTCATATTCTCCTGAGTTGGATAAAAAGTTTGTCTCTTTTACAAGTATCCTCCTGTTTCGTTTGCTGAATTAA